From a single Silene latifolia isolate original U9 population chromosome 6, ASM4854445v1, whole genome shotgun sequence genomic region:
- the LOC141587266 gene encoding RNA-binding NOB1-like protein → MEPQSENPNPQSCWSNIVKQNPSKPPINPSSTTSKLLESCNSSKGIAVAIVDANAIIQGGEKLHTFADKFVSVNEVLSEIRDPTSRHRMSFLPFSIQTMEPSPESLKKVISFARATGDLQTLSDVDLKLIALTYTLEAQFHGTTHLRDSPPPVHMLNVRRLPEKDLPGWGDNVPNLEEWEALEGLAESVPNSNSRILPLKDLNLNTLADDRASMHDGSIGNNSEISVDHNDLDETRRHKRYQSKKREVKIDGKKMVADGIDASQGQCDDDAGEFRPAVSRSTHRRFLRRQARREISEASMKDDGDQDNSEIAEGEVIMEAECINRALEDMHLSQEVPVEKSNTVQTTGSEEISSILEQMRLEEDALVANEKQDELTSSDTQGVEVHSGIDEANNELGNGTEELDHLENGSVDTSYAEDDGSEQSWMLRSLSDSSVACVTGDFAMQNVILQMGLRLLAPGGMQIRELHRWVLKCHACHHVTAEVGRIFCPRCGNGGTLRKVSATVGENGVVLAGRRPRISLRGTKFSLPLPQGGRDSMSKNPILREDQIPKKYLNQKTKKKSNKDDDDHFFASSNIFTHHTDKKNSNRPPVREALAVFSGKRNPNDNHYSRSKH, encoded by the exons ATGGAACCCCAATCCGAAAACCCTAATCCCCAATCATGTTGGTCCAACATAGTGAAGCAAAACCCATCTAAACCTCCCATAAAtccatcatcaacaacctcaaaactcctcgAATCATGCAATTCTTCAAAGGGTATAGCTGTTGCAATTGTTGATGCAAATGCAATTATTCAAGGAGGAGAAAAACTTCATACTTTTGCTGATAAATTTGTGTCTGTTAATGAAGTTCTTAGTGAAATTCGTGATCCTACTTCTCGCCATCGAATGTCTTTCCTCCCTTTTTCTATTCAAACCATGGAACCTTCACCTGAATCCCTTAAAAAAG TTATCAGCTTTGCGAGGGCTACTGGTGATTTGCAGACTCTGTCCGATGTTGATCTTAAGCTCATTGCTCTTACATACACATTAGAGGCTCAATTTCATGGTACTACTCATCTTAGAGACAGCCCTCCCCCTGTCCATATGCTGAATGTGAGGAGGTTGCCGGAGAAGGATTTACCAGGCTGGGGTGACAATGTTCCCAACCTTGAGGAGTGGGAGGCTTTGGAAGGTCTTGCAGAGAGCGTCCCTAATTCTAACTCTAGAATTCTTCCTTTGAAGGATCTGAACTTGAATACCCTTGCTGATGACCGTGCTAGTATGCATGATGGTTCTATTGGAAACAATAGCGAGATTTCCGTGGATCATAATGATCTTGATGAGACTAGAAGGCACAAGAGGTATCAATCGAAAAAGAGAGAGGTGAAAATTGATGGTAAAAAGATGGTGGCAGATGGGATTGATGCATCTCAAGGACAATGCGATGATGATGCCGGTGAATTTCGGCCTGCTGTCAGTCGAAGCACCCATAGAAGATTTCTTAGAAGGCAGGCTCGCCGTGAAATTTCTGAGGCATCAATGAAAGACGATGGTGATCAGGATAACAGTGAGATTGCAGAAGGAGAAGTTATCATGGAGGCTGAGTGTATTAATCGTGCCTTGGAGGATATGCATCTTTCTCAGGAGGTGCCTGTTGAGAAGAGCAACACTGTTCAGACAACGGGAAGTGAAGAGATCTCATCAATTTTGGAACAAATGAGACTTGAAGAAGATGCGTTGGTGGCTAATGAAAAACAGGACGAGCTTACTAGTTCTGACACCCAAGGCGTTGAAGTACATTCAGGGATTGATGAAGCTAATAATGAATTGGGGAATGGTACTGAAGAATTAGATCACTTAGAGAATGGAAGTGTTGATACCTCATATGCGGAGGATGATGGAAGTGAACAGAGTTGGATGCTGAGATCATTATCTGATTCAAGCGTTGCTTGTGTCACTGGCGATTTTGCTATGCAAAATGTTATCCTACAGATGGGTCTACGTTTGCTGGCTCCAGGTGGAATGCAGATACGTGAGTTACACAG GTGGGTACTCAAATGTCATGCTTGCCATCATGTAACTGCTGAAGTTGGTCGGATATTTTGTCCGAGGTGTGGCAATGGTGGTACCTTAAGGAAGGTCTCTGCTACAGTGGGTGAGAATGGGGTCGTACTTGCAGGTCGTAGGCCAAGAATTTCATTAAGAGGCACAAAG TTTTCACTGCCTTTGCCCCAAGGCGGAAGAGATTCTATGTCTAAGAACCCCATTTTACGTGAAGATCAGATACCAAAGAAGTACCTCAATCAGAAGACCAAGAAGAAATCTAATAAG GATGATGATGATCATTTCTTCGCAAGCAGCAACATCTTCACTCACCACACCGATAAGAAAAACTCTAACAGGCCACCAGTCAGAGAAGCCCTTGCTGTTTTCAGTGGGAAAAGAAACCCCAATGACAACCATTACTCTCGCTCAAAGCATTGA
- the LOC141587267 gene encoding putative LRR receptor-like serine/threonine-protein kinase At1g63430: MDVKAKKMGVLNWVLLQFTIFGFFTISCDSFVSTEVWALTAFKEAIYEDPYLVLADWNGLDPTPCEWSGISCSIARDHVTKLNISGLSLKGFLAPELGLLTKLQQLILHGNDLIGTLPKEIGLLGSLQVLDLGDNQLAGPIPREIGNLTSILKINLQSNGLTGIVPHELSELKNLQELHLDRNKLQGILPGASNASFTSNNHGMFAGNGNATGFCRSPQLKVADFSYNFFIGSIPKCLQYLPRSSFQGNCLQDKDPKQRSGVQCGAAVPAKTHPNPSANTKHKPPDNEAKHSSTSKPAWLLAVEIVTGTMVGVLFITALVTALKRCNSKSSVIIPWKKSGSDKDRLAVYIDSQLLRDIVRFSRQELEVACEDFSNIIGTSSDSMIYKGTMKGGSEIAVISFCIKEEQWTGYHELYFQREVADLARLNHENAAKLLGYCREAPPFSRMLVFEYASNGTLYEHLHSMFADGEGSQLSWRRRMKIIIGIARGLKYLQTELDPPFTMSELNSNAVYLNEDYSPKLIDFESWKTILARSEKNSCAIDSNGAICVLPNSIEARHLDINGNVYAFGVLLLEIVSGRPPFCKDTGSLVEWAKEFIQVPDEMPRIVDPQLKHFEREDLKVVCEAASQCLVADPHKRPSMPELCTLLETNIDLSMSSELRSSSLAWAELALST, translated from the exons ATGGATGTAAAAGCCAAGAAAATGGGAGTTTTAAATTGGGTTTTACTTCAATTTaccatttttggattttttaccATCTCTTGTGACTCTTTTGTATCAACTGAAG TTTGGGCTCTTACTGCATTCAAAGAAGCTATATATGAAGACCCATATCTAGTTTTGGCTGATTGGAATGGTTTGGATCCAACTCCATGTGAATGGTCTGGGATTTCTTGTTCAATTGCTAGGGATCATGTTACTAAACT GAACATTTCCGGGTTATCTTTGAAAGGATTTCTTGCTCCTGAATTGGGTCTCCTCACAAAATTGCAACAACT AATTCTTCATGGGAATGATTTGATTGGGACTCTTCCTAAAGAAATTGGCCTATTGGGAAGCCTTCAAGTGTTGGATCTTGGAGATAATCAGCTAGCTGGACCGATTCCTCGTGAGATTGGAAATTTGACTAGCATTTTGAAAAT TAACCTTCAGTCCAATGGGTTGACTGGAATTGTACCTCATGAGCTTAGCGAGTTGAAGAATCTTCAGGAGCTTCACTTGGATAGAAATAAACTCCAAGGAATTTTACCCGGTGCTTCCAATGCAAGCTTTACTTCGAATAATCACGGAAT GTTTGCAGGCAACGGGAATGCTACAGGCTTTTGTCGCTCACCTCAATTGAAAGTTGCTGATTTCTCGTACAATTTTTTTATTGGTAGCATCCCAAAATGCTTGCAATATCTACCAAG ATCAAGTTTTCAAGGGAACTGCCTTCAAGACAAGGATCCTAAACAGCGCAGCGGTGTGCAGTGTG GAGCTGCCGTACCTGCCAAAACTCATCCAAACCCCAGTGCTAACACAAAGCATAAGCCTCCAGATAACGAAGCCAAGCATTCAAGTACATCAAAACCCGCTTGGCTTTTAGCTGTAGAAATCGTGACTGGAACCATGGTCGGTGTGCTGTTTATTACAGCACTAGTAACCGCGCTTAAAAGATGCAACAGTAAATCATCTGTTATTATTCCTTGGAAGAAATCAGGAAGTGACAAGGATCGTTTGGCAGTTTATATAG ATTCTCAGTTGTTGAGAGACATAGTAAGATTCAGCAGACAAGAGCTAGAAGTGGCATGTGAAGATTTTAGTAATATCATTGGAACGTCTTCGGATAGTATGATTTACAAAGGCACCATGAAAGGTGGATCTGAGATTGCAGTGATATCATTTTGCATCAAAGAAGAGCAATGGACTGGCTATCATGAGCTCTATTTTCAGAGAGAG GTGGCTGATTTAGCAAGATTAAATCACGAGAATGCTGCTAAACTGTTGGGTTACTGTCGAGAGGCGCCTCCCTTTTCAAGGATGCTAGTTTTTGAATATGCTTCTAACGGAACATTGTACGAACATTTGCATT CCATGTTTGCAGATGGAGAAGGAAGCCAGCTATCGTGGAGACGACGTATGAAAATCATAATTGGAATTGCCCGTGGATTGAAGTATCTTCAGACAGAGCTTGACCCTCCGTTTACAATGTCCGAGCTCAATTCTAATGCAGTATATCTTAATGAAGATTATTCCCCCAAG TTGATTGATTTCGAAAGCTGGAAGACGATTCTAGCAAGATCAGAGAAAAACTCATGTGCCATTGATAGCAATGGTGCTATTTGTGTCCTTCCAAATTCGATCGAGGCACGTCATCTTGACATAAATGGCAATGTTTATGCATTTGGAGTTCTTCTGCTGGAGATAGTCAGTGGCAGGCCACCCTTCTGTAAAGACACTGGAAGCTTAGTCGAGTGG GCTAAGGAATTCATTCAGGTACCAGATGAGATGCCTCGAATAGTAGATCCACAATTGAAGCATTTTGAACGGGAGGACCTTAAAGTTGTTTGCGAGGCAGCAAGTCAATGCCTTGTTGCTGATCCTCACAAGAGGCCGTCAATGCCTGAATTGTGCACATTGCTAGAAACTAACATTGATCTCTCGATGTCGTCTGAGCTCAGATCGTCTTCTTTGGCATGGGCAGAACTAGCTCTCTCTACGTAA